The nucleotide sequence tggaaatggattgatttgcattagtgttcttagtcataggattgttcttgattgttgcttagacatctaggattggttagctatctcccaagtcaattaccttgcccaaggttcacttgtttaatattgatttaaagtttgttgctagttgtgttctgtttctttgagtttgcattgtttgaattgtcttgttttctttctttgaattagtttgttagttaagattgttacaaaagaatatttttcggtttaagaatagattaaacATCTTTGTGTATTTTTAGTGAGctgattaatgcaaattgtggattgataatttaattgatagaaAAATACTACATCACTACTCTCGCACAATTCTATATATacaatctatatatagatactacaaaaacaatgaaagtttctaaaatactttattaccaaacaaaaatatattttgtctttaATGATTAGAACTAATAGGCCTCATGTGCCTCAGAGTAACCCTCTTTCCCAGAGAGCAGCTTTCATTGTTTTCAGTGATTCTTCCATATCATCACAAATGGTGTGAGGATCCGGTATTATGGTAGGATCAACCGTTATCGTGATTGTCATTTCCCCCGCATAACTTGTGTAAATTATGAACAATGCCTATcaaacacacataaaacaagacaattaattaaaaagaaaagcttataCCGTTTAAACTAAATTACGCAACAACCCAGAAAGACGTACATATGGATGTCCATAAGAAATTGGCGAAATGTAAGCGATAGGATGGCCATGGAAACTGATTTCTTCCGTAGGGCCCATAACGTTTGAAACACATGCCGTTATGTTCATCCCGTGTAGATTGACTAATGATGATACTACCTATAATGACAAGAGTGAGTTATATGTACTTCCCATAAAAATTAATGCAAACAAATCTCAATTTATTTTACCTTGGCTCCAAACACTTTTAGGCCTATTTTGACAAGATAATACGCTAGAGCTGCGTGATAAGAATGCTTTTTTCGAGCCAGCATAGCTTTGGATTTTTTCAAATGAACCAATGGATCGGTTTCTAAACGAATTGATAACGGTAAAACAATAAAGCTAAAGTAGTTCCCCCATCTGCATTTTGAATCCTTGACCATCATTTCTGCCAAAGGCtttatgaagaaaatatatatatcaaaatgtgCAATTATTGTTTGTTGAGAACCAAAGAGTTATATTGTATAAGTCTCTAACCTTGAACCCGATGTCCGGCCTTAGATTTACTGTACAACCTGCACGGAATCGTATTCCATCTGGAAGACTGTTCGGATATGAAGTCAATAATGCGCCATCCTCCTCATTATTCTTGTCTTGTTGTTCTTCAAGAAAAAGACATGCGGGTGAAACATTAATTTATAGATCATATAAGCAGCTTCGTTCATTATATTAGAATCAATTTCTGCAGGTTATGTTATTAACCGTTGTAATTTAATCACTAGAACTTTTAATAATACATCATCTATACTTAATTTAATGTTTACCATATTGTCGGTTAATATAGCTAGAAAGAGCAGCTTGTGTAATTCCGAGTAGAACATCATTGATGGTCTAATAACAGCATATGCAATATATAGAAAGCACAGATATCCATTAGAAAGTTACGTAAGAAAAATCCTCTCAAATGAGTTATGAACATAAATCACAACGTACCATGTTCATAGCATTTTTGATAAGTTTAATGTCATCGAGAGAGATATTTCGGTGATAACATCTCTTTGGATTGCTCCTGACATTCGCACGGCCTTTCAGTGGCGTTTCTGTATCcttcaaaaaaaacattgtcgCAAATAGCAAGAACATATCTACGATTGTATTCCATATCAGTCTCAATGTAGAACCAATGGTGAATATTGCCCGTAAGAACCAgtcattttttttaagtctaTGCGACACAGTGCTTCGCCGTTTCACAGAAGGAATAGCAGTAGGCAACATGTCTGGATTTGATGTTTTGTGGGTACATGCGAGCACGAGGGAAAAGAAGGACATTCCATCTCCCAACGCATGGTTAAATCTTATTATACCAACTGCTTTAGCATCCAAGGTTTTGACGTTAAGGATGTGAATGTCCCACAAAGGCCGTGATCTATCTAGAGGAATCATTGTGAGACGTGAGATATAGTCATCGACGAAGCTTTGTCCACCATCACATATCTCTTCTGGATCTATGGACGGTACAATTACATGATCTTCTACGTTGACTTCGGTCTCGATCCATTTTGCACCATTTTCAGACTATTAAGATAAGACACAGATGGAGACCAAACGACATGTGTTAAGATAggatttatacaaaatttatatattcccaaaaaaaatatggccGTACGTCGATTCAAATTACATGGagatcaataaaataaatatcacatatatatttttaatcaatttagcatctatatttaaagaataagttcaagaaaaactaaaattgtaAATCTGCAGGTCATGTTcgaattatttttcttaaaaaaataaaatcaatttatatcgatatctaaaatataaactcttgaaaatcaaaatatggTCATGTTCGAATGCATCACTTACAAGTAATCGaacataattatgttttatgtataaagagttggcaaaaaaaaaacttatgtataAGGAAGTTTGgcatatatatgtgttttagtGGGTACCAGTTTGCTGCAGAAACGAGGATNTAGCAAGAACATATCTACGATTGTATTCCATATCAGTCTCAATGTAGAACCAATGGTGAATATTGCCCGTAAGAACCAgtcattttttttaagtctaTGCGACACAGTGCTTCGCCGTTTCACAGAAGGAATAGCAGTAGGCAACATGTCTGGATTTGATGTTTTGTGGGTACATGCGAGCACGAGGGAAAAGAAGGACATTCCATCTCCCAACGCATGGTTAAATCTTATTATACCAACTGCTTTAGCATCCAAGGTTTTGACGTTAAGGATGTGAATGTCCCACAAAGGCCGTGATCTATCTAGAGGAATCATTGTGAGACGTGAGATATAGTCATCGACGTAGCTTTGTCCACCATCACATATCTCTTCTGGATCTATGGACGGTACAATTACATGATCTTCTACGTTGACGTCGGTCTCGATCCATTTTGCACCATTTTCAGACTATTAAGATAAGACACAGATGGAGACCAAACGACATGTGTTAAGATAggatttatacaaaatttatatattcccaaaaaaaatatggccGTACGTCGATTCAAATTACATGGagatcaataaaataaatatcacatatatatttttaatcaatttagcatctatatttaaagaataagttcaagaaaaactaaaattgtaAATCTGCAGGTCATGTTcgaattatttttcttaaaaaaataaaatcaatttatatcgatatctaaaatataaactcttgaaaatcaaaatatggTCATGTTCGAATGCATCACTTACAAGTAATCGaacataattatgttttatgtataaagagttggcaaaaaaaaaacttatgtataAGGAAGTTTGgcatatatatgtgttttagtGGGTACCAGTTTGCTGCAGAAACGAGGATGCTTGTAGACATTGTGCCTCAaagcatgaagaacaacatcGGGGTTCATTTTGCTTTTGAACCCAATGTTGATGATGTTACACATGCCTGTGTCTGGCGATTGGAATAGACGCGCCATCGGGCTGAGtggctcctcctcctcattcTTCATTCTCCCTTCCTCTTCCATGTGcatatctcttctctctctttctttccaaCGCTATTATAAAGTTTGTCTTATAAGTGGTCTTCCTTTTACTGATAAATTGTAGATATTtcattgaaaatgaaaaaagtttaggataaaatgaaaataagtgGTATTCCTTTAATGTgactatcttttttattttgttctataATGGTTGTTAGTATTATTGGCTATGAacagtaaataaattataaagcgAGTTTGATTGATGATCAATTCTTCTAACATACAAAATATTGTAGTtgccagaaaacaaaaaacttcagTTTCAAGTTAGCATATATCGAATGCATCATTTAGCAAATTGCAGCTGATGGAAAAGGAGAGAAGCCTCTTCTTCTCTAGGCTGGAAATGAATACCACAAGTACAACTATAAAGTAAATACATATCAAGATTGAAGGACTTTTTTAGAAGCCACTTCTTCTCTAGTTCGAGGTTTATCTTACACATATGTCCCTATATATGTCCCTAGTACAAACTACCGAATACATGCAAATTAAACCAATCACAAAACCTTGTAATATCGATTCTTGACTTTAGtgtgtcttttgatttttctttgacATTCATAACAGTACACATGATGTTGTCCAAAAAATTcatcttcataaatatttagTCAATATTGTGTCGTAGCGTAAGATTCTTCCAATAAGATAGttcccaaaaatatatttttttgtaccAATTATGCCATTTGTCGGTGACCTTTAGCCGTCAACCTTAACCTAATGACAATTATTACTAACATCAAAAGTTTTAGATGGTTCAACATGTCGTATCCGTTCATATAGAACTTGTTCACCAGTCAAAGATTAAGGTGAGTACTTCTTCACTGCGTGCTTTTCCtttcagaaatttttttctCCATAAAGAATGCCCTactcaaaccaacatgtctttcTACCAGCTAGCAATAAAACTTACCATATGCCAGAAAATTGCTTGTAGTCCACGAGATAACATCTTGAAGGCTGAATTTGTGATTTACTGGTACGTCATAGGGCTCAACTTCATTGATCCATAACTCTTTTACCTCTTCAGTTAGTGGTtggagaaaaacataaaaactataatttggTCCCAAATTTTAAAATCGTAAGAAACTGTATCACCGCGACAGCCAACCTCTCAATGAGCTCCGtgtccactcccagtccatGGACTCACCttttttaatgggcctcacgtcctttCACTAGACTCGTGAGCCTCTCAATATCCGACGTCCGGTTTACTACGTTTGGGAGGCTtgaaagacttgtttaccgtccctataaatcaccacatgatctttccccatgttttgtcctcactcgcatagtACCGACAATCACTTTCCAAAATTTCACCCATTctaaaactactccagctcaagcacacttaactctgtagttctctcaagacccttgaccaAAATGATAAGTGCACTTTCatgacataggtgaccaaatcaattcttttaaacctctcagCAAGTCTGGGGTATAataattcacccccactaacaaatcgcaacgtcctcgttgcgttTCAAGACCATCactgtaatgaccctcaccatgagataaattacaaaatgaaatcTCAAGGCCAAAAGGTGAGAAAGAGAAGCtaacaagaaaagaaggaagtttAATGAAGAAAGGTCCGAGGAAATTTCATCCGATCGACCAATGACCGCAATGGCCGTATCGCATCGACAGATCGACCGAAGGATCGACCAATGCCCGATGATGTCCGACTAACGAACCGCGAACGACCAAAGACCGCGGATCGACCCAACAAGCAAATTTGGGAGATAAAAACTTTTTCTCATCAAGGAATTAATCAAGGATTAATTTCCCAAAGTTAAAGATTAAATAATTCTTAGTGGAGGATTATTTTAATCAGAAAAAGTTAGTGgagattattttaatcaaagaaGCTTAGTGGAAATTAAGAAGTGGAGATTAAGGTGGCCAAGTCATGCAATTTTTCACCAAAGAAATCCTAAGGAAGAAGTGGTGTTTAAGGAGGCCAAGTCATGCCATTCTACaccaaagaagaagagtggAGCAAATCAAGCCAAGTCTCACTAATTGTTGCCAAGTGATTCAAGAGGAAAGAAGTGGACAACATTGAGCCAAGTCATGAGCGCCTATGCCTTACAAAATTTTGTGGCAAATAAAGGACCACTCGCTCAACATCTATTGGCGAGTGCCACCGCCCAGCTTCTCTATAAATACAACTCTCAGCTTTCTCATTTTCGCAAAAGGATAAGGGGTTAAGGAGAGAAAgtttaagagagaaaaagagagcga is from Camelina sativa cultivar DH55 chromosome 20, Cs, whole genome shotgun sequence and encodes:
- the LOC104771694 gene encoding O-acyltransferase WSD1 codes for the protein MHMEEEGRMKNEEEEPLSPMARLFQSPDTGMCNIINIGFKSKMNPDVVLHALRHNVYKHPRFCSKLSENGAKWIETEVNVEDHVIVPSIDPEEICDGGQSFVDDYISRLTMIPLDRSRPLWDIHILNVKTLDAKAVGIIRFNHALGDGMSFFSLVLACTHKTSNPDMLPTAIPSVKRRSTVSHRLKKNDWFLRAIFTIGSTLRLIWNTIVDMFLLFATMFFLKDTETPLKGRANVRSNPKRCYHRNISLDDIKLIKNAMNMTINDVLLGITQAALSSYINRQYEQQDKNNEEDGALLTSYPNSLPDGIRFRAGCTVNLRPDIGFKPLAEMMVKDSKCRWGNYFSFIVLPLSIRLETDPLVHLKKSKAMLARKKHSYHAALAYYLVKIGLKVFGAKVVSSLVNLHGMNITACVSNVMGPTEEISFHGHPIAYISPISYGHPYALFIIYTSYAGEMTITITVDPTIIPDPHTICDDMEESLKTMKAALWERGLL